From Candidatus Binatia bacterium:
TCAAGAAGGTTTCCGACACTCCCGAGTGGAAGAAATTCACCGACGATGGCGGCTTGAAGCGGGCTTTTCTGACCGGACCCGAATATGTCAAATGGCTCGAACAAACGGAGAACCTCCACAAGGACCTCATGACCAAAGGCGGGTTGCTTAAAAAATAGACCAGTGCGGCCCTCACCGGGAGAAGCTAGATGCGGAAAGCGGACAACGCATGCGGGGCCGTTCTGCTCGTTTTAGGCGGACTCATACTGTGGGAATCCCTGAAGCTGAGAATAGGCTGGGGACTCAACGGCCCGGAAGCCGGGTTCTTCCCTTTTTGGCTGGCCGTCGGCCTCGTCCTGTGCAGCGCCATCATCCTCGTCCAGGCATTTCTCAATCGCTCGTCATCCGCCGATAAGCCTTTCATCCAAGAAGGCGGGCTGACTCCGGTCCTGAAGGTTGCACTGCCGGCCTTTGGCATGGTGGCGCTCACCGAGGCTTTCGGTCTCTATCCGGCGGCTGCGATCTACCTTGCGTTTTACATGCGCTGGATCGGAAAGCACCGTTGGGCCGCGACGCTCGCCGTCAGTCTGGCTTTGCCGGTCGCCAGCTACTTCGTTTTCGACCGATGGTTTCTGATTCCTATGCCGAAAGGCCATTGGACATGGATCAGCGGCCTCTACTGATCAATCAACGGGAGATCTTACCTGATGGAATCGTTCGGCAACCTCTTGATGGGATTTCAGATCGCGCTTACGCCCTACAACCTGTTCGTCGCCACGGCGGGGATTTTTTTAGGCACGATCATCGGCGTGCTGCCGGGGCTCGGCGGCGCCAACGGCGTGG
This genomic window contains:
- a CDS encoding tripartite tricarboxylate transporter TctB family protein, with the translated sequence MRKADNACGAVLLVLGGLILWESLKLRIGWGLNGPEAGFFPFWLAVGLVLCSAIILVQAFLNRSSSADKPFIQEGGLTPVLKVALPAFGMVALTEAFGLYPAAAIYLAFYMRWIGKHRWAATLAVSLALPVASYFVFDRWFLIPMPKGHWTWISGLY